One Drosophila kikkawai strain 14028-0561.14 chromosome 3L, DkikHiC1v2, whole genome shotgun sequence genomic window carries:
- the Culd gene encoding uncharacterized protein Culd isoform X2 produces the protein MLAHILGYGYLLAYIVCLFYWHSPGAAYPASNSYRDLDICNHWDGRRHFLELGSPPGELHARNVSYTAYRSSPLGFKNDAVAGDVWYQCSLELVTCAECVIRVTFTYANFSKSCGNTGGSKSSMCPCEHIQFSEPPYDSTISGQEFCGDGKVFRSKTRTLQLKFFYRATNAHVFSLQYFSERNVRIVSGSPKQSIVGNGNAKHLPQVISTPYFPMPYPRDYGIEHILTCEADNCQVRLDFTDFQLGLASTLEIFDSNGQMLDSYTGEHFRPPITVSSGKSLLLQFRGNSATGVGFRAEVSFVSSKQLKDERLVPYTDCGGMVTGPGGAITMMNMIENATDVRLFDCIWIIKPGNNYMMMKTHISLRVEDFYGMAARSELTIRQGTTSDAVEIENVMWPNNGLSKESHVAPILAGYYIRLRGVFGMSSKLAIVYSVFNYLNCYIGSEFLCGNNHCISIRLHCDGFDHCGDGSDEPDSCEEDWAHLHHDRRWYSHKPNYYFPKMDQYPDLKTATGIFIISTLGIFGVLSGWMVILYRMGVRARHQRELQSHLQTISELLDRQDEDRTPDEPPSYEAPPDYEEVIKVGMQQELREPRRQRRARRPPPRDRSCSRAPSNCTMQSVLPLHRSCSLDRDQEQPSTSAAAMTHAVAATDTNEDAEQCQTMAQRMLLATAICGAAGSSLAAAKEPGVRLQSVGVSTGPSPLPPGGELSAAGGPATTPGSTADECTQEVDDSLSISLTLGLPSTTAGSLVTSTQNQNQDQEQQIGSNCTEHTYLKRSWLVVQQVPPGRGYRVQRLRHTFSSPEAFTAEELHLPFPDFLSYGTNLPHERSSSNFGSELSRDPSSYSVGKRARLTVTEASDSAETITRDSQEHSNQTLQSHMTMEEIPPPPNHSESESEAEQQVSCFGAVAQRPKRRRRSHVRSRSFSNTAAGGRRRLIQRSSSADLLMNYAAMAVSTPQKRAEGMQRLFFI, from the exons ATGCTGGCCCATATCTTGGGCTATGGCTACCTGCTGGCCTACATCGTCTGCCTGTTCTACTGGCACTCGCCAGGAGCGGCGTATCCAGCGAGCAACAGCTACCGGGACCTGGATATATGCAACCACTGGGATGGGCGACGGCACTTCCTGGAGCTGGGCAGTCCGCCTGGCGAGTTGCACGCCCGGAATGTGAGCTACACCGCCTATcgg AGCTCGCCGCTGGGCTTTAAGAACGATGCGGTGGCGGGAGACGTGTGGTACCAGTGCAGCCTGGAGCTGGTCACCTGCGCCGAGTGCGTCATCCGGGTGACATTCACCTATGCGAATTTCTCTAAGAGCTGCGGCAACACGGGCGGCAGCAAGTCCAGCATGTGTCCCTGCGAGCACATCCAGTTCTCAGAGCCACCCTACGACTCCACCATCTCGGGACAGGAGTTCTGCGGCGACGGCAAGGTCTTCCGAAGCAAAACCAGGACGCTGCAGCTCAAGTTTTTTTACAGGGCCACCAATGCCCATGTCTTCTCGCTGCAGTACTTCTCAGAGC GTAATGTGCGGATAGTAAGTGGTTCCCCCAAGCAGTCCATTGTGGGCAATGGGAATGCTAAGCACCTACCGCAGGTGATCTCCACGCCGTACTTCCCCATGCCCTATCCCCGGGACTATGGCATCGAGCACATCCTCACCTGCGAGGCGGACAACTGCCAGGTCCGGCTGGACTTTACCGACTTCCAGCTGGGCCTGGCCTCTACCCTGGAGATCTTTGACTCCAATGGCCAGATGTTGGACTCGTATACGGGCGAGCATTTCCGGCCACCAATCACAGTGAGCAGCGGAAAGTCGCTGCTGTTACAGTTCCGGGGCAATTCAGCCACTGGAGTGGGTTTTCGAGCCGAGGTGAGCTTTGTTTCGTCCAAGCAGCTGAAGGACGAACGGCTGGTGCCCTATACAG ACTGTGGTGGAATGGTCACTGGGCCTGGGGGCGCCATCACCATGATGAACATGATCGAAAACGCCACGGATGTCCGGCTCTTTGACTGCATCTGGATCATTAAGCCCGGCAATAACTATATGATGATGAAGACCCACATCTCGTTGCGCGTTGAGGACTTCTATGGCATGGCCGCTCGTTCCGAGCTGACCATCCGGCAGGGCACCACCTCCGATGCCGTGGAGATTGAGAACGTGATGTGGCCGAACAATGGATTGAGCAAGGAGAGCCATGTGGCCCCCATTCTCGCTGGCTACTACATTCGCCTGCGCGGTGTTTTTGGGATGTCCTCCAAGCTGGCCATTGTCTACAGCGTCTTCAACTATTTGA ATTGCTACATTGGTTCGGAGTTCCTGTGCGGGAACAATCACTGCATCTCCATCCGCCTCCATTGCGATGGCTTCGATCACTGCGGCGATGGCAGCGACGAGCCGGATTCCTGCGAGGAGGACTGGGCGCACTTGCACCACGACCGGCGTTGGTACTCCCACAAGCCCAACTACTACTTCCCCAAGATGGATCAGTATCCGGACCTCAAAACGGCCACGGGCATCTTTATCATCAGCACGCTGGGCATCTTTGGCGTTCTCTCCGGTTGGATGGTGATCCTATACAGGATGGGTGTGAGGGCGCGCCACCAGCGGGAGCTTCAGAGCCACCTGCAGACGATCAGTGAACTGCTAGATCGCCAGGACGAGGATCGCACGCCCGATGAGCCACCCAGCTACGAAGCTCCGCCCGACTACGAGGAAGTGATCAAAGTGGGAATGCAGCAGGAGCTGAGGGAGCCTCGTCGCCAGCGGCGAGCACGTCGTCCGCCTCCACGGGATAGGAGCTGCAGCCGTGCTCCCAGCAACTGCACCATGCAGTCCGTGCTACCGCTCCATCGCAGCTGCAGCTTGGACAGGGATCAGGAACAGCCCAGTACGTCGGCGGCAGCGATGACCCACGCTGTGGCCGCCACGGACACCAATGAGGACGCGGAGCAGTGCCAGACGATGGCCCAGCGAATGCTCCTGGCCACGGCCATTTGTG GCGCTGCAGGCTCGTCTCTCGCGGCAGCAAAGGAGCCAGGGGTCCGCCTCCAATCCGTGGGGGTTTCAACGGGCCCGTCACCGCTACCCCCTGGGGGTGAACTATCCGCAGCCGGTGGGCCAGCCACGACGCCCGGTAGCACGGCGGATGAGTGCACCCAGGAAGTCGACGACTCCCTCAGCATTTCACTCACTCTAGGCCTGCCCTCCACGACAGCCGGCAGTCTGGTGACCTCCACCCAGAACCAGAATCaggaccaggagcagcagaTCGGTAGCAACTGCACGGAGCATACGTACCTGAAGCGATCGTGGCTGGTGGTGCAACAGGTGCCGCCTGGAAGAGGATACAGGGTCCAGCGGCTGCGACACACCTTCTCCTCCCCCGAGGCCTTCACCGCCGAGGAGCTGCACCTGCCATTCCCGGACTTCCTGAGCTACGGCACCAATCTTCCACACgagcggagcagcagcaactttgGCTCGGAGCTGTCGAGAGATCCCTCCAGCTACAGTGTGGGGAAGCGAGCTCGCTTGACCGTCACCGAGGCAAGTGATTCGGCGGAAACCATAACTAGAGATTCGCAGGAGCACTCCAACCAGACGCTTCAGTCCCACATGACGATGGAGGAGATACCCCCGCCTCCGAATCACAGCGAAAGCGAGAGCGAGGCGGAGCAGCAGGTGTCCTGCTTTGGAGCCGTGGCCCAGCGTCCCAAACGCCGCCGCCGAAGTCATGTGCGTAGCAGATCCTTTAGCAACACGGCTGCCGGTGGCCGGAGACGTCTCATCCAGCGCAGCTCGTCGGCTGATCTGCTGATGAACTATGCTGCAATGGCGGTGTCCACGCCTCAGAAAAGAGCCGAGGGAATGCAACGGCTGTTCTTCATCTGA
- the Culd gene encoding uncharacterized protein Culd isoform X1, translated as MLAHILGYGYLLAYIVCLFYWHSPGAAYPASNSYRDLDICNHWDGRRHFLELGSPPGELHARNVSYTAYRQSSPLGFKNDAVAGDVWYQCSLELVTCAECVIRVTFTYANFSKSCGNTGGSKSSMCPCEHIQFSEPPYDSTISGQEFCGDGKVFRSKTRTLQLKFFYRATNAHVFSLQYFSERNVRIVSGSPKQSIVGNGNAKHLPQVISTPYFPMPYPRDYGIEHILTCEADNCQVRLDFTDFQLGLASTLEIFDSNGQMLDSYTGEHFRPPITVSSGKSLLLQFRGNSATGVGFRAEVSFVSSKQLKDERLVPYTDCGGMVTGPGGAITMMNMIENATDVRLFDCIWIIKPGNNYMMMKTHISLRVEDFYGMAARSELTIRQGTTSDAVEIENVMWPNNGLSKESHVAPILAGYYIRLRGVFGMSSKLAIVYSVFNYLNCYIGSEFLCGNNHCISIRLHCDGFDHCGDGSDEPDSCEEDWAHLHHDRRWYSHKPNYYFPKMDQYPDLKTATGIFIISTLGIFGVLSGWMVILYRMGVRARHQRELQSHLQTISELLDRQDEDRTPDEPPSYEAPPDYEEVIKVGMQQELREPRRQRRARRPPPRDRSCSRAPSNCTMQSVLPLHRSCSLDRDQEQPSTSAAAMTHAVAATDTNEDAEQCQTMAQRMLLATAICGAAGSSLAAAKEPGVRLQSVGVSTGPSPLPPGGELSAAGGPATTPGSTADECTQEVDDSLSISLTLGLPSTTAGSLVTSTQNQNQDQEQQIGSNCTEHTYLKRSWLVVQQVPPGRGYRVQRLRHTFSSPEAFTAEELHLPFPDFLSYGTNLPHERSSSNFGSELSRDPSSYSVGKRARLTVTEASDSAETITRDSQEHSNQTLQSHMTMEEIPPPPNHSESESEAEQQVSCFGAVAQRPKRRRRSHVRSRSFSNTAAGGRRRLIQRSSSADLLMNYAAMAVSTPQKRAEGMQRLFFI; from the exons ATGCTGGCCCATATCTTGGGCTATGGCTACCTGCTGGCCTACATCGTCTGCCTGTTCTACTGGCACTCGCCAGGAGCGGCGTATCCAGCGAGCAACAGCTACCGGGACCTGGATATATGCAACCACTGGGATGGGCGACGGCACTTCCTGGAGCTGGGCAGTCCGCCTGGCGAGTTGCACGCCCGGAATGTGAGCTACACCGCCTATcgg CAGAGCTCGCCGCTGGGCTTTAAGAACGATGCGGTGGCGGGAGACGTGTGGTACCAGTGCAGCCTGGAGCTGGTCACCTGCGCCGAGTGCGTCATCCGGGTGACATTCACCTATGCGAATTTCTCTAAGAGCTGCGGCAACACGGGCGGCAGCAAGTCCAGCATGTGTCCCTGCGAGCACATCCAGTTCTCAGAGCCACCCTACGACTCCACCATCTCGGGACAGGAGTTCTGCGGCGACGGCAAGGTCTTCCGAAGCAAAACCAGGACGCTGCAGCTCAAGTTTTTTTACAGGGCCACCAATGCCCATGTCTTCTCGCTGCAGTACTTCTCAGAGC GTAATGTGCGGATAGTAAGTGGTTCCCCCAAGCAGTCCATTGTGGGCAATGGGAATGCTAAGCACCTACCGCAGGTGATCTCCACGCCGTACTTCCCCATGCCCTATCCCCGGGACTATGGCATCGAGCACATCCTCACCTGCGAGGCGGACAACTGCCAGGTCCGGCTGGACTTTACCGACTTCCAGCTGGGCCTGGCCTCTACCCTGGAGATCTTTGACTCCAATGGCCAGATGTTGGACTCGTATACGGGCGAGCATTTCCGGCCACCAATCACAGTGAGCAGCGGAAAGTCGCTGCTGTTACAGTTCCGGGGCAATTCAGCCACTGGAGTGGGTTTTCGAGCCGAGGTGAGCTTTGTTTCGTCCAAGCAGCTGAAGGACGAACGGCTGGTGCCCTATACAG ACTGTGGTGGAATGGTCACTGGGCCTGGGGGCGCCATCACCATGATGAACATGATCGAAAACGCCACGGATGTCCGGCTCTTTGACTGCATCTGGATCATTAAGCCCGGCAATAACTATATGATGATGAAGACCCACATCTCGTTGCGCGTTGAGGACTTCTATGGCATGGCCGCTCGTTCCGAGCTGACCATCCGGCAGGGCACCACCTCCGATGCCGTGGAGATTGAGAACGTGATGTGGCCGAACAATGGATTGAGCAAGGAGAGCCATGTGGCCCCCATTCTCGCTGGCTACTACATTCGCCTGCGCGGTGTTTTTGGGATGTCCTCCAAGCTGGCCATTGTCTACAGCGTCTTCAACTATTTGA ATTGCTACATTGGTTCGGAGTTCCTGTGCGGGAACAATCACTGCATCTCCATCCGCCTCCATTGCGATGGCTTCGATCACTGCGGCGATGGCAGCGACGAGCCGGATTCCTGCGAGGAGGACTGGGCGCACTTGCACCACGACCGGCGTTGGTACTCCCACAAGCCCAACTACTACTTCCCCAAGATGGATCAGTATCCGGACCTCAAAACGGCCACGGGCATCTTTATCATCAGCACGCTGGGCATCTTTGGCGTTCTCTCCGGTTGGATGGTGATCCTATACAGGATGGGTGTGAGGGCGCGCCACCAGCGGGAGCTTCAGAGCCACCTGCAGACGATCAGTGAACTGCTAGATCGCCAGGACGAGGATCGCACGCCCGATGAGCCACCCAGCTACGAAGCTCCGCCCGACTACGAGGAAGTGATCAAAGTGGGAATGCAGCAGGAGCTGAGGGAGCCTCGTCGCCAGCGGCGAGCACGTCGTCCGCCTCCACGGGATAGGAGCTGCAGCCGTGCTCCCAGCAACTGCACCATGCAGTCCGTGCTACCGCTCCATCGCAGCTGCAGCTTGGACAGGGATCAGGAACAGCCCAGTACGTCGGCGGCAGCGATGACCCACGCTGTGGCCGCCACGGACACCAATGAGGACGCGGAGCAGTGCCAGACGATGGCCCAGCGAATGCTCCTGGCCACGGCCATTTGTG GCGCTGCAGGCTCGTCTCTCGCGGCAGCAAAGGAGCCAGGGGTCCGCCTCCAATCCGTGGGGGTTTCAACGGGCCCGTCACCGCTACCCCCTGGGGGTGAACTATCCGCAGCCGGTGGGCCAGCCACGACGCCCGGTAGCACGGCGGATGAGTGCACCCAGGAAGTCGACGACTCCCTCAGCATTTCACTCACTCTAGGCCTGCCCTCCACGACAGCCGGCAGTCTGGTGACCTCCACCCAGAACCAGAATCaggaccaggagcagcagaTCGGTAGCAACTGCACGGAGCATACGTACCTGAAGCGATCGTGGCTGGTGGTGCAACAGGTGCCGCCTGGAAGAGGATACAGGGTCCAGCGGCTGCGACACACCTTCTCCTCCCCCGAGGCCTTCACCGCCGAGGAGCTGCACCTGCCATTCCCGGACTTCCTGAGCTACGGCACCAATCTTCCACACgagcggagcagcagcaactttgGCTCGGAGCTGTCGAGAGATCCCTCCAGCTACAGTGTGGGGAAGCGAGCTCGCTTGACCGTCACCGAGGCAAGTGATTCGGCGGAAACCATAACTAGAGATTCGCAGGAGCACTCCAACCAGACGCTTCAGTCCCACATGACGATGGAGGAGATACCCCCGCCTCCGAATCACAGCGAAAGCGAGAGCGAGGCGGAGCAGCAGGTGTCCTGCTTTGGAGCCGTGGCCCAGCGTCCCAAACGCCGCCGCCGAAGTCATGTGCGTAGCAGATCCTTTAGCAACACGGCTGCCGGTGGCCGGAGACGTCTCATCCAGCGCAGCTCGTCGGCTGATCTGCTGATGAACTATGCTGCAATGGCGGTGTCCACGCCTCAGAAAAGAGCCGAGGGAATGCAACGGCTGTTCTTCATCTGA
- the Culd gene encoding uncharacterized protein Culd isoform X4: MLAHILGYGYLLAYIVCLFYWHSPGAAYPASNSYRDLDICNHWDGRRHFLELGSPPGELHARNVSYTAYRSSPLGFKNDAVAGDVWYQCSLELVTCAECVIRVTFTYANFSKSCGNTGGSKSSMCPCEHIQFSEPPYDSTISGQEFCGDGKVFRSKTRTLQLKFFYRATNAHVFSLQYFSERNVRIVSGSPKQSIVGNGNAKHLPQVISTPYFPMPYPRDYGIEHILTCEADNCQVRLDFTDFQLGLASTLEIFDSNGQMLDSYTGEHFRPPITVSSGKSLLLQFRGNSATGVGFRAEVSFVSSKQLKDERLVPYTDCGGMVTGPGGAITMMNMIENATDVRLFDCIWIIKPGNNYMMMKTHISLRVEDFYGMAARSELTIRQGTTSDAVEIENVMWPNNGLSKESHVAPILAGYYIRLRGVFGMSSKLAIVYSVFNYLNCYIGSEFLCGNNHCISIRLHCDGFDHCGDGSDEPDSCEEDWAHLHHDRRWYSHKPNYYFPKMDQYPDLKTATGIFIISTLGIFGVLSGWMVILYRMGVRARHQRELQSHLQTISELLDRQDEDRTPDEPPSYEAPPDYEEVIKVGMQQELREPRRQRRARRPPPRDRSCSRAPSNCTMQSVLPLHRSCSLDRDQEQPSTSAAAMTHAVAATDTNEDAEQCQTMAQRMLLATAICESHLQALQARLSRQQRSQGSASNPWGFQRARHRYPLGVNYPQPVGQPRRPVARRMSAPRKSTTPSAFHSL; the protein is encoded by the exons ATGCTGGCCCATATCTTGGGCTATGGCTACCTGCTGGCCTACATCGTCTGCCTGTTCTACTGGCACTCGCCAGGAGCGGCGTATCCAGCGAGCAACAGCTACCGGGACCTGGATATATGCAACCACTGGGATGGGCGACGGCACTTCCTGGAGCTGGGCAGTCCGCCTGGCGAGTTGCACGCCCGGAATGTGAGCTACACCGCCTATcgg AGCTCGCCGCTGGGCTTTAAGAACGATGCGGTGGCGGGAGACGTGTGGTACCAGTGCAGCCTGGAGCTGGTCACCTGCGCCGAGTGCGTCATCCGGGTGACATTCACCTATGCGAATTTCTCTAAGAGCTGCGGCAACACGGGCGGCAGCAAGTCCAGCATGTGTCCCTGCGAGCACATCCAGTTCTCAGAGCCACCCTACGACTCCACCATCTCGGGACAGGAGTTCTGCGGCGACGGCAAGGTCTTCCGAAGCAAAACCAGGACGCTGCAGCTCAAGTTTTTTTACAGGGCCACCAATGCCCATGTCTTCTCGCTGCAGTACTTCTCAGAGC GTAATGTGCGGATAGTAAGTGGTTCCCCCAAGCAGTCCATTGTGGGCAATGGGAATGCTAAGCACCTACCGCAGGTGATCTCCACGCCGTACTTCCCCATGCCCTATCCCCGGGACTATGGCATCGAGCACATCCTCACCTGCGAGGCGGACAACTGCCAGGTCCGGCTGGACTTTACCGACTTCCAGCTGGGCCTGGCCTCTACCCTGGAGATCTTTGACTCCAATGGCCAGATGTTGGACTCGTATACGGGCGAGCATTTCCGGCCACCAATCACAGTGAGCAGCGGAAAGTCGCTGCTGTTACAGTTCCGGGGCAATTCAGCCACTGGAGTGGGTTTTCGAGCCGAGGTGAGCTTTGTTTCGTCCAAGCAGCTGAAGGACGAACGGCTGGTGCCCTATACAG ACTGTGGTGGAATGGTCACTGGGCCTGGGGGCGCCATCACCATGATGAACATGATCGAAAACGCCACGGATGTCCGGCTCTTTGACTGCATCTGGATCATTAAGCCCGGCAATAACTATATGATGATGAAGACCCACATCTCGTTGCGCGTTGAGGACTTCTATGGCATGGCCGCTCGTTCCGAGCTGACCATCCGGCAGGGCACCACCTCCGATGCCGTGGAGATTGAGAACGTGATGTGGCCGAACAATGGATTGAGCAAGGAGAGCCATGTGGCCCCCATTCTCGCTGGCTACTACATTCGCCTGCGCGGTGTTTTTGGGATGTCCTCCAAGCTGGCCATTGTCTACAGCGTCTTCAACTATTTGA ATTGCTACATTGGTTCGGAGTTCCTGTGCGGGAACAATCACTGCATCTCCATCCGCCTCCATTGCGATGGCTTCGATCACTGCGGCGATGGCAGCGACGAGCCGGATTCCTGCGAGGAGGACTGGGCGCACTTGCACCACGACCGGCGTTGGTACTCCCACAAGCCCAACTACTACTTCCCCAAGATGGATCAGTATCCGGACCTCAAAACGGCCACGGGCATCTTTATCATCAGCACGCTGGGCATCTTTGGCGTTCTCTCCGGTTGGATGGTGATCCTATACAGGATGGGTGTGAGGGCGCGCCACCAGCGGGAGCTTCAGAGCCACCTGCAGACGATCAGTGAACTGCTAGATCGCCAGGACGAGGATCGCACGCCCGATGAGCCACCCAGCTACGAAGCTCCGCCCGACTACGAGGAAGTGATCAAAGTGGGAATGCAGCAGGAGCTGAGGGAGCCTCGTCGCCAGCGGCGAGCACGTCGTCCGCCTCCACGGGATAGGAGCTGCAGCCGTGCTCCCAGCAACTGCACCATGCAGTCCGTGCTACCGCTCCATCGCAGCTGCAGCTTGGACAGGGATCAGGAACAGCCCAGTACGTCGGCGGCAGCGATGACCCACGCTGTGGCCGCCACGGACACCAATGAGGACGCGGAGCAGTGCCAGACGATGGCCCAGCGAATGCTCCTGGCCACGGCCATTTGTG AGTCCCACTTGCAGGCGCTGCAGGCTCGTCTCTCGCGGCAGCAAAGGAGCCAGGGGTCCGCCTCCAATCCGTGGGGGTTTCAACGGGCCCGTCACCGCTACCCCCTGGGGGTGAACTATCCGCAGCCGGTGGGCCAGCCACGACGCCCGGTAGCACGGCGGATGAGTGCACCCAGGAAGTCGACGACTCCCTCAGCATTTCACTCACTCTAG
- the Culd gene encoding uncharacterized protein Culd isoform X3: protein MLAHILGYGYLLAYIVCLFYWHSPGAAYPASNSYRDLDICNHWDGRRHFLELGSPPGELHARNVSYTAYRQSSPLGFKNDAVAGDVWYQCSLELVTCAECVIRVTFTYANFSKSCGNTGGSKSSMCPCEHIQFSEPPYDSTISGQEFCGDGKVFRSKTRTLQLKFFYRATNAHVFSLQYFSERNVRIVSGSPKQSIVGNGNAKHLPQVISTPYFPMPYPRDYGIEHILTCEADNCQVRLDFTDFQLGLASTLEIFDSNGQMLDSYTGEHFRPPITVSSGKSLLLQFRGNSATGVGFRAEVSFVSSKQLKDERLVPYTDCGGMVTGPGGAITMMNMIENATDVRLFDCIWIIKPGNNYMMMKTHISLRVEDFYGMAARSELTIRQGTTSDAVEIENVMWPNNGLSKESHVAPILAGYYIRLRGVFGMSSKLAIVYSVFNYLNCYIGSEFLCGNNHCISIRLHCDGFDHCGDGSDEPDSCEEDWAHLHHDRRWYSHKPNYYFPKMDQYPDLKTATGIFIISTLGIFGVLSGWMVILYRMGVRARHQRELQSHLQTISELLDRQDEDRTPDEPPSYEAPPDYEEVIKVGMQQELREPRRQRRARRPPPRDRSCSRAPSNCTMQSVLPLHRSCSLDRDQEQPSTSAAAMTHAVAATDTNEDAEQCQTMAQRMLLATAICESHLQALQARLSRQQRSQGSASNPWGFQRARHRYPLGVNYPQPVGQPRRPVARRMSAPRKSTTPSAFHSL from the exons ATGCTGGCCCATATCTTGGGCTATGGCTACCTGCTGGCCTACATCGTCTGCCTGTTCTACTGGCACTCGCCAGGAGCGGCGTATCCAGCGAGCAACAGCTACCGGGACCTGGATATATGCAACCACTGGGATGGGCGACGGCACTTCCTGGAGCTGGGCAGTCCGCCTGGCGAGTTGCACGCCCGGAATGTGAGCTACACCGCCTATcgg CAGAGCTCGCCGCTGGGCTTTAAGAACGATGCGGTGGCGGGAGACGTGTGGTACCAGTGCAGCCTGGAGCTGGTCACCTGCGCCGAGTGCGTCATCCGGGTGACATTCACCTATGCGAATTTCTCTAAGAGCTGCGGCAACACGGGCGGCAGCAAGTCCAGCATGTGTCCCTGCGAGCACATCCAGTTCTCAGAGCCACCCTACGACTCCACCATCTCGGGACAGGAGTTCTGCGGCGACGGCAAGGTCTTCCGAAGCAAAACCAGGACGCTGCAGCTCAAGTTTTTTTACAGGGCCACCAATGCCCATGTCTTCTCGCTGCAGTACTTCTCAGAGC GTAATGTGCGGATAGTAAGTGGTTCCCCCAAGCAGTCCATTGTGGGCAATGGGAATGCTAAGCACCTACCGCAGGTGATCTCCACGCCGTACTTCCCCATGCCCTATCCCCGGGACTATGGCATCGAGCACATCCTCACCTGCGAGGCGGACAACTGCCAGGTCCGGCTGGACTTTACCGACTTCCAGCTGGGCCTGGCCTCTACCCTGGAGATCTTTGACTCCAATGGCCAGATGTTGGACTCGTATACGGGCGAGCATTTCCGGCCACCAATCACAGTGAGCAGCGGAAAGTCGCTGCTGTTACAGTTCCGGGGCAATTCAGCCACTGGAGTGGGTTTTCGAGCCGAGGTGAGCTTTGTTTCGTCCAAGCAGCTGAAGGACGAACGGCTGGTGCCCTATACAG ACTGTGGTGGAATGGTCACTGGGCCTGGGGGCGCCATCACCATGATGAACATGATCGAAAACGCCACGGATGTCCGGCTCTTTGACTGCATCTGGATCATTAAGCCCGGCAATAACTATATGATGATGAAGACCCACATCTCGTTGCGCGTTGAGGACTTCTATGGCATGGCCGCTCGTTCCGAGCTGACCATCCGGCAGGGCACCACCTCCGATGCCGTGGAGATTGAGAACGTGATGTGGCCGAACAATGGATTGAGCAAGGAGAGCCATGTGGCCCCCATTCTCGCTGGCTACTACATTCGCCTGCGCGGTGTTTTTGGGATGTCCTCCAAGCTGGCCATTGTCTACAGCGTCTTCAACTATTTGA ATTGCTACATTGGTTCGGAGTTCCTGTGCGGGAACAATCACTGCATCTCCATCCGCCTCCATTGCGATGGCTTCGATCACTGCGGCGATGGCAGCGACGAGCCGGATTCCTGCGAGGAGGACTGGGCGCACTTGCACCACGACCGGCGTTGGTACTCCCACAAGCCCAACTACTACTTCCCCAAGATGGATCAGTATCCGGACCTCAAAACGGCCACGGGCATCTTTATCATCAGCACGCTGGGCATCTTTGGCGTTCTCTCCGGTTGGATGGTGATCCTATACAGGATGGGTGTGAGGGCGCGCCACCAGCGGGAGCTTCAGAGCCACCTGCAGACGATCAGTGAACTGCTAGATCGCCAGGACGAGGATCGCACGCCCGATGAGCCACCCAGCTACGAAGCTCCGCCCGACTACGAGGAAGTGATCAAAGTGGGAATGCAGCAGGAGCTGAGGGAGCCTCGTCGCCAGCGGCGAGCACGTCGTCCGCCTCCACGGGATAGGAGCTGCAGCCGTGCTCCCAGCAACTGCACCATGCAGTCCGTGCTACCGCTCCATCGCAGCTGCAGCTTGGACAGGGATCAGGAACAGCCCAGTACGTCGGCGGCAGCGATGACCCACGCTGTGGCCGCCACGGACACCAATGAGGACGCGGAGCAGTGCCAGACGATGGCCCAGCGAATGCTCCTGGCCACGGCCATTTGTG AGTCCCACTTGCAGGCGCTGCAGGCTCGTCTCTCGCGGCAGCAAAGGAGCCAGGGGTCCGCCTCCAATCCGTGGGGGTTTCAACGGGCCCGTCACCGCTACCCCCTGGGGGTGAACTATCCGCAGCCGGTGGGCCAGCCACGACGCCCGGTAGCACGGCGGATGAGTGCACCCAGGAAGTCGACGACTCCCTCAGCATTTCACTCACTCTAG